One genomic segment of Hymenobacter psoromatis includes these proteins:
- a CDS encoding aspartate kinase encodes MPVLTVEKIGGTSMTAFADVLQNIIFHHRQGEALYNRIFVVSAYAGVTNWLLENKKTGAPGVYHHITQHQDFAAALQEVLAQLKGLNQTYAPLGLDLAAADAFIEGRIGLAQTYLASLTNVLASGYVNSTNILQAAREILASIGEAHSAFNSVNILQNRGVGATLVDLSGFDDARALTIDERIRQAFAGIDFSQTICIATGYCKGTEGIMREFDRGYSEVTFSKIAVAVRPQEAIIHKEYHLCSADPNLVGVDQCRPVGFTNYDVADQLADVGMEAIHPKASKPLEINAIDLRIKNTFEPDHPGTLITRDYVAAHKHVEVITGTDKVVIIDIYDPLMVGTAGFDLHLMQAFYDLDVSYIFKATSANSISLVIWQKDLKPELVPALEARYEKVAVENVSMVCLIGSNIDQPGLLARAAGALAEAGVNIRSAGFALRKVNIQFILAREDYESAIVALNKALE; translated from the coding sequence ATGCCCGTGCTCACAGTAGAAAAAATCGGCGGCACTTCCATGACCGCCTTCGCCGATGTCCTCCAGAACATCATCTTCCACCACCGCCAGGGCGAGGCATTATACAACCGCATATTCGTGGTGTCCGCCTACGCGGGCGTCACCAACTGGCTGCTGGAGAACAAAAAAACCGGCGCGCCCGGCGTGTACCACCACATCACGCAGCACCAGGATTTTGCCGCTGCCCTGCAAGAGGTGCTGGCCCAGCTCAAGGGCCTGAACCAGACCTACGCGCCGCTGGGCCTGGACCTGGCCGCCGCCGATGCCTTTATTGAAGGCCGCATCGGGCTGGCCCAAACCTACCTCGCCAGCCTCACCAACGTGCTGGCTTCGGGCTACGTCAACAGCACCAACATCTTGCAGGCGGCCCGCGAAATCCTGGCCAGCATCGGGGAGGCGCACTCGGCCTTCAACTCGGTCAATATCCTCCAAAACCGGGGGGTAGGGGCCACGCTCGTGGACCTGAGCGGCTTCGACGATGCGCGCGCGCTTACCATTGATGAGCGCATCCGGCAGGCGTTCGCGGGCATTGACTTCAGCCAAACCATCTGCATCGCCACCGGCTACTGCAAGGGTACGGAGGGCATTATGCGGGAATTCGACCGGGGCTATTCGGAGGTCACGTTCAGCAAGATAGCCGTGGCCGTGCGGCCGCAGGAGGCCATTATTCACAAAGAATACCACCTCTGCTCCGCCGACCCCAACCTGGTGGGCGTGGACCAGTGCCGGCCGGTGGGCTTCACCAACTACGACGTGGCCGACCAGCTCGCCGACGTGGGCATGGAGGCCATTCACCCCAAAGCCTCGAAGCCGCTCGAAATCAACGCCATCGACCTGCGCATCAAAAATACCTTCGAGCCCGACCATCCCGGCACCCTCATCACCCGCGACTACGTGGCCGCCCACAAGCACGTCGAAGTCATCACGGGCACCGATAAAGTGGTGATAATCGACATCTACGACCCGCTGATGGTGGGCACCGCCGGCTTCGATTTGCACCTGATGCAGGCGTTTTACGACCTCGACGTAAGCTATATTTTCAAGGCCACCAGCGCCAACAGTATCTCGCTGGTTATCTGGCAAAAAGACCTCAAGCCCGAACTGGTGCCCGCCCTGGAAGCGCGCTACGAGAAAGTAGCCGTAGAAAACGTGTCGATGGTCTGTCTCATCGGCTCCAACATCGACCAGCCCGGCCTGCTGGCCCGCGCTGCCGGCGCGCTGGCCGAAGCTGGCGTCAATATCCGCAGCGCCGGCTTCGCGCTGCGTAAGGTTAATATTCAATTTATTCTGGCCCGCGAGGATTATGAGTCGGCCATCGTTGCGTTGAATAAAGCGCTGGAGTAG
- a CDS encoding PIG-L family deacetylase: MPHTFRNAARLLLTVLLVNCSLLLAKAQAPKTYSSSEILLGLQKLDVLGSVMYIAAHPDDENTRLLAYLANGRHLETSYLSLTRGDGGQDLIGPELREGLGVIRTQELLAARRIDGAKQFFTRANDFGFSKTSAEALSIWDHEQVLSDVVWVIRQQRPDVLITRFPPDARAGHGHHQASAILAAEAFDAAGDPKRFPEQLKYVQPWQPKRLYWNTGSFFVKPGEDMSGYLKLDAGGYNPLLGQSYGEIAARSRSSHRSQGFGAAAQRGEAIEYFQFVKGTPAKTDLFEGIDQTWGRVPGGAAVGKLVGEVIKKYDAGNPSASVAGLGFLSKELSKMVSSAFSNGGSGIKSDTYFWADEKRSEAVQLLQAASGIYVEAVAASPTVTAGQKEDITLEIVNRSSNLLKINNISSFGLVAVDTVSQTPIVVEPGKSLRLSLKGLVSQLRTSELRLPGSTRNNKPVAGKDYSTIVSQPYWLQVPGSIGMYALAPYYLAGRTTLYPPLSASDGSSRMPEQNILSESRNYIGAAENGPLAFVTLFTSGVEGLNITVPVQHKHTDPTLGELYQPLVVVPPVLVNIPAARAYVFADQQPKAVPVTLRAGAAGVSGSLALQVPAGWQAEPAAVPFDLKDKDEEQTITFTLRPLSGAAEGKTELRAVATVGGVAYSRGIHQIAYPHIPTQTLFPEATAPLVRLRVARGHTSTIGYLMGAGDEVPEALRQLGYLVTLLDPATDLSADRLARYDAVVLGVRAYNVLDQLKTKQPELLRYVENGGTLLVQYVVNGGTVIPQIGPYPLTLSRDRVTVEGTAVTFLNPAASVLNEPNKLTPADFEQGWVQEQGLYYPSAWDAHYQPVIASHDPGEPDRKSAILVAPYGKGRYIYTGLSLFRELPAGVPGAFRILANLVESK, from the coding sequence ATGCCCCACACGTTCCGCAACGCTGCCCGCCTGCTCTTAACAGTGCTCCTGGTTAATTGCTCACTGCTCCTTGCAAAAGCGCAGGCCCCCAAAACATACTCTTCCTCGGAAATTCTGCTGGGCCTGCAAAAGCTCGACGTGCTGGGCTCGGTCATGTACATCGCCGCCCACCCCGACGATGAGAATACCCGCCTGCTGGCCTACCTGGCCAACGGCCGCCACCTCGAAACCAGCTACCTCAGCCTCACCCGCGGCGATGGCGGCCAGGACCTCATCGGCCCCGAACTGCGCGAGGGCCTCGGCGTCATTCGCACCCAGGAGCTGCTGGCGGCGCGGCGCATTGACGGGGCCAAGCAGTTTTTCACCCGCGCCAACGACTTCGGCTTCAGCAAAACTTCGGCCGAAGCGCTCAGCATCTGGGACCACGAGCAGGTGCTGAGCGACGTGGTGTGGGTGATTCGGCAGCAGCGGCCCGACGTGCTCATCACCCGCTTCCCGCCCGATGCCCGCGCCGGCCACGGCCACCACCAGGCCAGCGCCATCCTGGCCGCCGAAGCCTTCGACGCCGCCGGCGACCCCAAGCGCTTCCCCGAGCAGCTGAAATACGTGCAGCCCTGGCAGCCCAAGCGCCTGTACTGGAATACCGGCAGCTTTTTCGTGAAGCCCGGCGAGGATATGAGCGGCTACCTGAAGCTCGACGCGGGCGGCTACAACCCGCTGCTGGGCCAGAGCTACGGCGAAATCGCGGCTCGCTCGCGCTCCAGCCACCGCTCGCAGGGCTTCGGCGCAGCCGCCCAGCGCGGCGAGGCCATCGAGTACTTCCAGTTCGTAAAAGGCACCCCCGCCAAAACGGATTTATTCGAGGGCATTGACCAGACCTGGGGCCGCGTGCCCGGCGGCGCGGCGGTCGGCAAGCTGGTGGGGGAAGTTATTAAGAAGTATGATGCAGGGAATCCAAGCGCGAGCGTGGCGGGACTTGGCTTTCTTAGCAAAGAATTAAGCAAGATGGTTAGCTCTGCTTTTAGTAATGGAGGCAGCGGAATTAAATCTGATACTTATTTCTGGGCTGATGAAAAGCGCTCTGAAGCAGTACAACTACTTCAGGCTGCTTCAGGAATCTACGTGGAGGCAGTTGCAGCTAGCCCTACGGTGACGGCTGGTCAAAAGGAAGATATTACATTAGAAATAGTTAACCGTTCAAGCAATTTATTGAAAATAAACAATATTTCTAGCTTCGGTTTAGTAGCAGTGGATACTGTTTCACAAACGCCTATTGTAGTCGAACCAGGTAAATCGCTTCGCCTATCCTTAAAAGGATTAGTAAGCCAGTTGAGAACGAGCGAACTGCGTCTTCCTGGAAGTACTCGAAATAATAAGCCCGTAGCTGGAAAAGATTATTCAACAATTGTTTCGCAGCCTTATTGGCTGCAAGTTCCAGGTAGTATTGGGATGTATGCTCTGGCCCCGTATTATTTAGCTGGCCGAACTACTTTATATCCTCCGCTTAGTGCATCTGATGGTTCCTCGCGGATGCCTGAACAGAATATTCTTAGTGAAAGCCGAAATTATATCGGCGCAGCGGAGAATGGACCACTAGCTTTTGTAACGCTTTTTACCTCTGGTGTTGAAGGTCTTAATATCACCGTCCCCGTCCAACACAAGCACACCGACCCGACCCTCGGCGAGCTGTACCAGCCGCTGGTGGTGGTGCCGCCGGTGCTGGTGAATATTCCCGCCGCCCGCGCCTACGTCTTTGCCGACCAGCAGCCCAAGGCCGTGCCCGTGACGCTGCGGGCGGGCGCGGCCGGCGTGAGCGGGTCGCTGGCCTTGCAGGTGCCCGCCGGCTGGCAGGCCGAGCCGGCGGCGGTGCCCTTCGATTTGAAAGACAAGGACGAGGAGCAGACCATCACCTTCACGCTGCGCCCGCTGTCCGGCGCGGCCGAGGGTAAAACGGAGCTGCGCGCCGTAGCCACCGTGGGCGGCGTGGCCTACAGCCGCGGCATCCACCAGATTGCCTACCCCCACATTCCGACCCAGACGCTGTTTCCCGAGGCCACCGCGCCGCTGGTGCGCCTGCGCGTGGCGCGCGGCCACACCAGCACCATCGGCTACCTGATGGGGGCCGGCGACGAGGTGCCCGAGGCCCTGCGCCAGCTCGGCTACCTCGTGACGCTGCTCGACCCCGCCACCGACCTCAGCGCCGACCGCCTGGCCCGCTACGATGCCGTGGTGCTGGGCGTGCGCGCCTACAACGTGCTCGACCAACTCAAAACCAAGCAGCCCGAGCTGCTGCGCTACGTCGAAAACGGCGGCACCCTGCTGGTGCAGTACGTGGTGAACGGCGGCACCGTCATCCCCCAAATCGGCCCATACCCCCTCACCCTCAGCCGCGACCGCGTGACGGTGGAGGGCACTGCGGTTACTTTTCTAAACCCCGCCGCGTCGGTCCTCAACGAGCCTAATAAGCTCACGCCCGCCGACTTCGAGCAGGGCTGGGTGCAGGAGCAGGGCCTCTACTACCCCTCGGCCTGGGATGCGCACTACCAGCCCGTCATCGCCAGCCACGACCCCGGCGAGCCAGACCGAAAAAGCGCCATCCTGGTTGCGCCCTACGGCAAAGGGCGGTACATCTACACCGGCTTGTCGCTGTTCCGGGAGCTGCCGGCGGGCGTGCCGGGCGCGTTTCGGATACTAGCTAATTTGGTGGAATCGAAGTAG
- a CDS encoding PD-(D/E)XK nuclease family protein: MLPSPILAAPPRAMPAPTPSFLAEVAAELLATHDAEALADLVVVVPTRRAVVYLQNELALATPEGEALWAPRIAAMEDYIVDRAGVQVEEPIALQLLLFDIFKGIDPDLQFDHFVGWGGLLLQDFSTLDQHLADTKSLFAYLAEAKALERWQLDPELKTTGLDRYFGFWGQLHKVYLRFKARLKKEHLAYPGLAYRRAVQRLRRELANPKLALPAHHVFVGLGGLSKAEETFINLLRKVGRATIYLDGDPFYLEETAPNRAGQALRRYWKDWDLPRDDFTYQEHLRGRPHHVRLLGVANASMQGKLAGQLLAEARQRNPAATVAVVLPDETLLLPVLHGLPPKELVPDFNVTMGLSFQSTALFNLVDLLFEVHLTGIREGEEGKDFGVPKYHHLAVTKLLAHPFLRRYQQWQDAQADAPQYHGLLNGICREIVQRHLVLLPATELLRLGHGHPLIEALFKTWNNCDDIIRACYALIDLLKRVYDHAHEGMETEYLYLFYTLVRQLDTAFDCRQQRLSVRSFRRFLYDQMRRTRLPFAGEPLAQVQIMGLLETRALDFDHVIILSCNENSLPPPKRQNSLFPYDVLAEFKLPTYADAEANAAYNFWRLLQRAGRVDLVHVLPGAEGVRTGERSRFLRQLEFDLAAQNPELVLEDRTVGVVAPGTSPPLPPSPKKRGEPDVNGQDSMTGAPSLLERGSGGEVPLGDLTLHKDGPMLAALRGVLERGLSPSALNEYLGCSLKFYFSRIARFQENEEVEEALGADGFGTVVHDALEMLLKVFEEENRPLTAADLPAVLAAVPAEVTRQLRQESPDRQARPDDGLNHVLGQVAVRLIRKYLESLPAQPGILPLHIVGQEKPMAATVFVDLPGEATPLPVRLFGRADRIDGLPDGRRRVVDYKTGLVERRELNLRGTQKPLPPAETVERLLKESSSGADKVRQLWLYRFLLESDETHPAPPGSEAAIMSLRKIDEGLLSAPLEFLLEGTGEPDFLRASAVLVGRLARRILDPAEPIRKTDDLAKCAYCPYSGICAR, encoded by the coding sequence ATGCTGCCCTCCCCTATTCTGGCCGCGCCGCCGCGGGCGATGCCGGCCCCTACCCCCTCCTTTTTGGCCGAGGTGGCCGCCGAGCTGCTGGCCACCCACGACGCCGAGGCCCTGGCCGACCTGGTGGTGGTGGTGCCCACCCGCCGCGCCGTGGTGTACCTGCAAAACGAGCTGGCCCTGGCCACGCCCGAGGGCGAGGCGCTGTGGGCCCCGCGCATCGCGGCAATGGAGGACTATATAGTGGACCGCGCCGGGGTGCAGGTCGAGGAGCCGATTGCTTTACAGCTGCTGCTGTTTGACATCTTCAAGGGCATTGACCCCGACTTGCAGTTCGACCACTTTGTGGGCTGGGGCGGGCTGCTGCTGCAAGACTTCTCGACCCTCGACCAGCACCTGGCCGATACCAAATCCCTGTTTGCCTACCTGGCCGAGGCCAAGGCCCTGGAGCGCTGGCAGCTGGACCCGGAGCTGAAAACGACGGGGCTGGACCGCTACTTTGGCTTCTGGGGGCAGCTGCACAAGGTGTACCTGCGCTTCAAGGCCCGGCTCAAAAAGGAACACCTCGCCTACCCCGGCCTGGCCTACCGGCGCGCCGTGCAGCGCCTGCGCCGCGAGCTGGCCAACCCCAAATTGGCCCTGCCCGCGCACCACGTCTTCGTGGGCCTGGGCGGGCTGAGTAAGGCCGAGGAAACGTTTATCAACCTGCTGCGCAAGGTGGGCCGGGCCACGATTTACCTCGATGGCGACCCATTTTACCTCGAAGAAACCGCGCCCAACCGCGCCGGGCAGGCCCTGCGCCGCTACTGGAAAGACTGGGACTTGCCCCGCGATGATTTCACCTACCAGGAGCACCTGCGCGGTCGGCCCCACCACGTGCGCCTGCTGGGCGTGGCCAACGCCAGTATGCAAGGCAAGCTGGCTGGCCAGCTGCTGGCCGAGGCCCGCCAGCGCAACCCCGCCGCCACCGTGGCCGTGGTGCTGCCCGATGAAACCCTGCTGCTACCCGTGCTCCACGGCCTACCCCCCAAAGAGCTGGTGCCCGACTTCAACGTGACGATGGGCCTGAGCTTCCAGAGCACGGCGTTGTTCAACCTGGTGGATTTGCTGTTTGAAGTGCATTTGACCGGCATTCGGGAGGGCGAAGAAGGCAAAGATTTTGGCGTGCCGAAATACCACCACCTGGCCGTGACCAAGCTGCTGGCGCACCCCTTCTTGCGCCGTTATCAGCAGTGGCAGGACGCGCAGGCCGATGCCCCGCAGTACCACGGCCTGCTCAACGGCATTTGCCGCGAAATCGTGCAGCGCCACCTGGTGCTGCTACCCGCCACCGAGCTGCTGCGCCTGGGCCACGGCCACCCGCTCATTGAGGCGCTATTCAAGACCTGGAACAACTGCGACGACATCATCCGGGCCTGCTACGCGCTCATCGACCTGCTCAAGCGCGTGTACGACCACGCCCATGAGGGCATGGAAACCGAGTACCTGTACCTGTTTTACACCCTGGTGCGGCAGCTCGATACGGCCTTCGACTGTCGCCAGCAGCGCCTGAGCGTGCGCTCGTTCCGGCGCTTTCTATATGACCAGATGCGGCGCACGCGCCTGCCCTTTGCCGGCGAGCCGCTGGCGCAGGTCCAGATAATGGGCCTGCTCGAAACGCGGGCCCTGGACTTCGACCACGTGATTATTCTGAGCTGCAACGAGAACTCCCTACCCCCCCCCAAGCGGCAGAACTCGCTGTTTCCCTACGACGTGCTGGCCGAGTTCAAGCTCCCCACCTACGCCGACGCGGAGGCCAACGCGGCCTATAATTTCTGGCGGCTGCTGCAACGCGCCGGCCGCGTGGATTTGGTGCACGTGCTGCCCGGCGCAGAAGGCGTGCGAACCGGCGAGCGGAGCCGGTTTTTGCGGCAATTAGAGTTTGATTTGGCGGCGCAGAACCCGGAACTGGTGCTGGAGGATAGAACGGTGGGGGTGGTTGCACCTGGCACCTCACCCCCCCTACCCCCCTCTCCAAAAAAGAGGGGGGAGCCGGACGTAAATGGTCAGGATAGCATGACCGGTGCCCCCTCTCTTTTGGAGAGGGGGTCAGGGGGTGAGGTGCCGTTGGGCGACCTTACCCTCCACAAAGACGGCCCCATGCTGGCCGCCCTGCGCGGCGTGCTCGAACGCGGCCTCTCGCCCTCGGCGCTGAACGAATACCTCGGCTGCTCGCTCAAATTCTACTTCTCGCGCATTGCCCGCTTCCAGGAGAATGAGGAGGTGGAAGAAGCGCTGGGGGCCGATGGCTTCGGCACGGTGGTCCACGACGCGCTGGAAATGCTGCTCAAGGTTTTTGAGGAGGAAAACCGGCCCCTCACCGCCGCCGACCTGCCCGCCGTACTGGCCGCCGTACCGGCCGAGGTAACGCGCCAGCTGCGCCAGGAAAGTCCTGACCGCCAGGCCCGGCCCGATGATGGCCTCAACCACGTGCTGGGCCAGGTGGCGGTGCGCCTCATCCGCAAGTACCTGGAAAGCCTGCCGGCGCAGCCCGGAATACTGCCGCTGCACATCGTGGGCCAGGAAAAGCCGATGGCCGCCACCGTATTCGTGGACCTGCCCGGCGAGGCTACCCCCCTGCCAGTGCGCCTCTTCGGGCGGGCCGACCGCATTGATGGGCTGCCCGACGGCCGCCGCCGGGTGGTGGACTACAAAACCGGCCTCGTGGAGCGCCGCGAGCTAAACCTGCGCGGCACCCAAAAGCCCCTACCCCCCGCCGAAACCGTGGAGCGCCTGCTCAAGGAGTCGAGCAGCGGGGCCGACAAGGTGCGGCAGCTCTGGCTCTACCGCTTCCTGCTGGAAAGCGACGAAACCCACCCCGCGCCGCCCGGCTCGGAGGCGGCGATTATGTCGTTGCGCAAGATTGACGAGGGCCTGCTCTCCGCCCCGCTCGAATTTCTGCTCGAAGGCACCGGCGAGCCCGACTTCCTCCGCGCCAGCGCCGTGCTGGTGGGCCGCCTGGCCCGCCGCATCCTGGACCCCGCCGAGCCCATCCGCAAAACCGACGATTTGGCCAAGTGCGCGTATTGTCCTTACAGCGGCATTTGCGCGCGGTAA
- a CDS encoding chloride channel protein yields MKKLFFRLLNPLLLWRLRHVSERVYVVWLAVLVGVLAGLAAVALKTAVHWQQARLADAVTEPNRVFALSLYPLIGITLTALFTKYWLNGNLGRGIGPIIYSAARENARVPNSKLYSQLITAFLTVSFGGSAGTEAPISVTGAALGSNVARVLRAGRRRRRLLTGCGVAGGIAAIFNAPIAGVLFAVEAILLELPAQYFIPLLISSATATAVSKWLYAGQPFALITHSWVLHTVPFYLLLGLLTAALSVYMIRTYYWFDNFWGRWPGLRWQKVLLGGTALGALIFLFPPLYGEGYNVVEELLAGRAANLTDGSLFSVYGDNNVWLLLALAFFTILMKVVATSVTVGAGGNGGMFGSSLVSGALLGFLFARLVNMTGLVALPEVHFVVLGMAGTLAGVVHVPLTAMFLIAEITGGYALFVPLMFVTSLSYLITKHFEPYSVYTRKLTQKGVDVYADRDHDLLARLDLHRLIDTDFVPLRPGTTLGELVDVFRHAHRNVFPVVSKNGKLRGIIALDMVRDALFDEEHYDTIKVSHLMQPPVAVVSPTDTVEHTLDLLERTASPTLPVCDEDDHYLGFVQTAAILARYRRELMEEGNG; encoded by the coding sequence TTGAAAAAGCTCTTCTTCCGCCTACTCAATCCCCTACTGCTCTGGCGCTTGCGCCACGTCAGTGAGCGGGTGTACGTGGTGTGGCTGGCGGTGCTGGTGGGCGTGCTGGCGGGCCTGGCGGCGGTGGCCCTCAAAACGGCGGTGCACTGGCAGCAGGCCCGCCTGGCCGATGCCGTGACCGAGCCCAACCGGGTGTTTGCGCTCTCGCTCTACCCCCTCATTGGCATCACGCTCACGGCGCTTTTTACCAAGTATTGGCTCAATGGTAACCTGGGCCGGGGCATTGGGCCGATTATCTACAGCGCGGCCCGCGAGAATGCGCGGGTGCCTAATTCCAAGCTCTATTCGCAGCTCATCACGGCTTTTCTCACGGTGTCGTTTGGCGGCTCGGCGGGCACAGAGGCCCCGATTTCAGTGACGGGCGCGGCGCTGGGCTCCAACGTGGCGCGGGTGCTGCGGGCGGGCCGACGGCGGCGGCGGCTGCTCACTGGCTGCGGGGTAGCGGGCGGCATCGCGGCCATTTTCAACGCGCCCATCGCGGGGGTACTGTTCGCGGTCGAGGCCATTTTATTGGAGCTGCCGGCGCAGTATTTTATTCCGCTGCTCATCTCCTCGGCCACGGCCACGGCGGTGTCGAAGTGGCTATATGCGGGGCAGCCGTTCGCGCTCATCACCCACTCGTGGGTGCTGCACACGGTGCCGTTTTATCTGCTGCTGGGGCTGCTCACCGCGGCCTTATCGGTGTACATGATTCGGACTTATTACTGGTTCGATAACTTTTGGGGGCGCTGGCCGGGGCTACGCTGGCAGAAGGTGCTGCTGGGCGGCACGGCGCTGGGCGCGCTGATATTCCTTTTTCCGCCGCTCTACGGCGAGGGCTACAACGTGGTGGAAGAGCTGCTGGCCGGCCGCGCCGCCAACCTCACCGACGGCAGCCTTTTCTCGGTATATGGCGATAATAACGTGTGGCTGCTACTGGCACTGGCCTTTTTTACTATTTTAATGAAGGTGGTGGCCACCAGCGTGACGGTGGGCGCGGGCGGCAACGGCGGCATGTTTGGCTCGTCGCTGGTATCGGGGGCGCTGCTGGGATTTTTATTTGCCCGGCTCGTGAACATGACCGGGCTGGTGGCGTTGCCCGAGGTGCATTTTGTGGTGCTGGGCATGGCCGGCACGCTGGCGGGCGTGGTGCACGTGCCGCTCACGGCCATGTTTCTGATTGCCGAAATAACGGGCGGCTACGCCCTGTTCGTGCCCCTGATGTTCGTCACCAGCCTTTCCTACCTCATTACCAAGCACTTCGAGCCGTACTCGGTGTATACCCGCAAGCTCACGCAGAAGGGCGTGGACGTGTACGCCGACCGCGACCACGACCTGCTGGCCCGCCTCGACCTGCACCGCCTCATCGATACCGACTTCGTGCCCCTGCGTCCCGGCACTACCCTCGGCGAACTGGTAGACGTGTTCCGCCACGCGCATCGCAACGTGTTTCCGGTGGTGAGCAAAAATGGCAAGCTGCGCGGTATCATCGCCCTCGATATGGTGCGCGATGCCCTCTTCGATGAGGAGCACTACGATACCATCAAGGTGAGCCACCTCATGCAGCCGCCGGTCGCCGTGGTCAGCCCCACCGATACCGTGGAGCACACCCTGGACCTGCTGGAGCGCACCGCCAGCCCTACCCTCCCCGTGTGCGACGAAGACGACCACTACCTGGGCTTCGTGCAGACGGCTGCCATCCTGGCCCGCTACCGCCGCGAGCTGATGGAAGAGGGCAACGGGTAG
- a CDS encoding MarR family transcriptional regulator, protein MTDSSNKPVLMAQVLKLAQALSTETALFQQAVATKLQLSLTDTKTLSLLLAAGPLTAGQLADSLNFTSGAVTNVIDRVARAGFVRRVAHPTDRRKVVIELVPEKMRQAEAVYASMAQAAGALYQSLSDEQLAFLVGHYQKSIALAQAEAAKLAQ, encoded by the coding sequence ATGACTGACTCTTCCAATAAGCCGGTACTAATGGCCCAGGTGCTCAAGCTGGCCCAGGCACTGAGTACCGAAACGGCGCTCTTTCAGCAGGCCGTTGCCACCAAGCTCCAACTGAGCTTAACGGACACAAAAACGCTCTCGCTGCTCCTGGCGGCCGGGCCGCTCACGGCCGGACAACTAGCTGATAGTCTGAATTTTACGAGTGGAGCCGTTACCAACGTTATTGACCGGGTAGCGCGGGCCGGCTTTGTGCGGCGGGTGGCGCACCCCACCGACCGGCGCAAGGTGGTGATTGAGTTGGTACCGGAAAAAATGCGGCAAGCCGAGGCGGTATACGCCTCCATGGCCCAGGCGGCGGGCGCGCTCTACCAGAGTCTGAGCGACGAGCAGCTGGCTTTTCTGGTGGGTCATTACCAGAAAAGCATCGCGCTGGCCCAGGCCGAGGCCGCCAAGCTGGCGCAGTAG
- a CDS encoding FAD-dependent oxidoreductase, producing MPVSQPAPPRLHVLIIGGGIGGPALGLFLKKAGISCAVYETHPFTEQVGGGLNVASNGMNVLAELGLADTLLSQGTPARHFIFKSSQGRRLARVRYGDPARYGQPCVSMTRATLFATLTAELRAQGIPVHYQKQLTALTERPTGLTAHFADGTAAEGDLLVGADGLHSRTRQLLLPTGPGPAYVGIIGIGGMPTLAQVPEAGAEDSQNLVYTFGPNGFFGYGGSDAGRLMWWANLPQPRELSPQELRDLDPAAVQQAMLDRYQHYPAPIPALIRRTPLPFSGNVYDVPTLPTWHQGRVALLGDAAHAVSPNAGQGVSQALEDALYLARTLRDCQGDYAWAFRQYERERKPRAEKVVAEGRARAADKELLSPFASALRNLLMALFIPLFGKKSTDWMLSYRLDWASSQYPESPPESFR from the coding sequence ATGCCAGTTTCTCAGCCAGCTCCTCCCCGGCTTCATGTGCTCATTATTGGCGGCGGCATTGGGGGGCCAGCGTTGGGGCTGTTCCTGAAAAAAGCGGGTATTTCCTGCGCCGTGTACGAGACGCACCCCTTCACCGAGCAGGTAGGGGGCGGGTTGAACGTTGCCTCGAATGGCATGAATGTCTTGGCTGAGTTAGGGTTGGCCGATACGCTGCTTTCCCAGGGCACGCCGGCTCGGCATTTTATCTTCAAAAGTAGCCAGGGCCGCCGCTTGGCCCGCGTGCGGTACGGCGACCCAGCCCGCTACGGCCAGCCCTGCGTGAGCATGACGCGCGCCACGCTGTTTGCAACGCTCACGGCCGAGCTGCGCGCCCAGGGCATCCCGGTGCATTACCAAAAGCAGCTAACGGCCCTCACCGAGCGGCCGACCGGCCTAACGGCCCATTTTGCCGACGGCACCGCGGCCGAGGGCGACTTGCTGGTGGGGGCCGATGGCCTGCATTCGCGCACCCGCCAGCTGCTGCTGCCTACCGGCCCCGGCCCGGCCTACGTGGGCATCATCGGCATCGGAGGAATGCCCACGCTGGCCCAAGTGCCGGAAGCTGGAGCCGAGGATAGCCAGAATCTGGTGTACACATTTGGCCCCAACGGTTTTTTTGGCTACGGCGGCAGCGATGCCGGCCGCCTGATGTGGTGGGCCAACCTCCCGCAGCCCCGCGAGCTGAGCCCCCAGGAGCTGCGCGACCTCGACCCGGCCGCAGTGCAACAGGCCATGCTGGACCGCTACCAGCACTACCCGGCCCCTATTCCGGCGCTCATTCGGCGCACGCCGCTCCCTTTCAGCGGCAACGTGTACGATGTGCCTACCCTGCCAACCTGGCACCAGGGCCGGGTAGCGCTGCTGGGCGATGCCGCCCACGCCGTGAGCCCAAACGCGGGCCAGGGCGTTTCGCAAGCCCTGGAAGATGCCCTGTACCTGGCCCGAACGCTGCGCGACTGCCAGGGCGACTACGCCTGGGCCTTCAGGCAATACGAGCGCGAGCGCAAGCCCCGCGCCGAAAAAGTGGTGGCCGAAGGCCGCGCCCGCGCCGCCGACAAGGAGCTGCTGAGCCCGTTTGCTTCCGCGCTGCGCAACTTGCTGATGGCGCTGTTCATCCCTTTATTCGGCAAAAAAAGCACCGACTGGATGCTGTCCTACCGCCTCGACTGGGCGAGTAGCCAGTACCCGGAGAGCCCGCCGGAAAGCTTTCGCTAA